A stretch of [Clostridium] scindens DNA encodes these proteins:
- a CDS encoding substrate-binding domain-containing protein, which produces MKKKVLAVMLVAAMCLGLAACASKEEPKKEEPKKEAESKDSVKDKGKLMMATTTSTEDTGLLDYLKPLFKEDTGWDLEWNAVGTGEALKMGENGDVDVVLVHAKASEEEFIANGYGVERFPVMYNDFVVIGPKEPIAKTEDINAVFTQIINDQLSFVSRGDDSGTDKKEKKIWSELGLDPASDPNYVESGQGMGATITMADEQKAYCLTDRGTWLKQSKDATLESELEIICEGDKNLLNQYGVIAVNPEKYPELNNEGANDFIEWICSDKIQKLIGEYGIDEYGQALFTPNAGTDS; this is translated from the coding sequence ATGAAAAAGAAGGTTTTGGCAGTGATGCTTGTAGCTGCAATGTGTCTGGGGCTTGCGGCCTGCGCGAGCAAAGAAGAGCCCAAGAAAGAGGAGCCAAAAAAAGAGGCAGAATCCAAGGACTCGGTGAAGGATAAAGGGAAGCTTATGATGGCGACCACGACCAGCACGGAGGATACGGGACTTCTGGACTATCTGAAGCCGCTGTTTAAAGAGGACACGGGATGGGATCTGGAATGGAATGCCGTAGGTACCGGAGAAGCCTTGAAGATGGGAGAGAATGGGGACGTGGACGTTGTACTTGTCCATGCAAAGGCCAGCGAGGAGGAATTCATTGCAAACGGCTATGGCGTGGAGAGATTTCCTGTCATGTATAATGATTTCGTAGTGATTGGCCCGAAAGAGCCTATCGCCAAGACAGAAGACATCAATGCCGTATTCACACAGATCATCAATGACCAGCTTTCATTCGTATCCAGAGGCGACGACTCAGGTACGGATAAGAAGGAGAAGAAGATATGGAGCGAGTTAGGGCTTGACCCTGCTTCAGATCCGAACTACGTAGAGTCCGGACAAGGAATGGGCGCGACCATTACCATGGCGGACGAGCAGAAGGCTTACTGCCTGACGGACAGAGGAACCTGGCTTAAGCAGAGTAAGGACGCGACGCTTGAAAGCGAGCTTGAGATTATCTGCGAAGGAGACAAGAACCTGCTGAACCAGTATGGGGTGATCGCCGTTAATCCGGAGAAGTATCCGGAATTGAATAATGAAGGAGCCAATGATTTTATCGAGTGGATATGCTCTGACAAAATACAGAAACTGATCGGGGAATATGGAATCGACGAGTACGGGCAGGCATTGTTTACGCCGAATGCAGGTACCGATTCATAG
- a CDS encoding very short patch repair endonuclease, whose amino-acid sequence MDVLSEQQRRKTMQHIKGKDTKIEVQLRKALWAKGYRYRKNYDKLSGRPDIVLTKYKIAIFCDGEFFHGKDWEMLRPKLAMGKNPDYWIPKITRNRQRDEEVNKKLLFEGWTVIRFWGKDIQKNLDECVKAIEEVIFEIKMEPEEIGWEDMEDEIGK is encoded by the coding sequence ATGGATGTTCTCAGCGAGCAGCAAAGAAGGAAAACGATGCAGCATATCAAAGGGAAGGACACCAAGATAGAAGTCCAGCTGCGAAAGGCATTGTGGGCCAAAGGATACCGGTACCGGAAGAACTATGACAAACTGAGCGGCAGGCCGGATATTGTTCTGACGAAGTATAAGATTGCCATCTTCTGCGACGGCGAATTCTTCCATGGCAAGGACTGGGAGATGTTAAGGCCCAAACTTGCCATGGGAAAGAATCCGGATTACTGGATTCCCAAGATTACAAGGAACCGGCAGCGGGATGAAGAGGTCAATAAAAAACTGCTCTTTGAGGGATGGACGGTGATACGGTTCTGGGGAAAGGATATACAGAAGAATCTGGATGAGTGCGTAAAAGCCATTGAAGAAGTCATCTTTGAAATCAAGATGGAGCCGGAGGAAATCGGCTGGGAAGATATGGAAGATGAGATTGGGAAATGA
- a CDS encoding BCCT family transporter encodes MMGKIKKTSKIRKIAFWPAFILLFGSLVYSIVDKDGFYAMADTANTWVLEHFGWTYSLTSFLCLAAVAIAYFSPLGNVILGGKDAKPILSKKNWATITLCTAMAAGALFWGISEPIYHMSAPPAGMEPNTWQSAKFAMETMVLHWSIHPYSLYTLPVIAFAFAFFNMKKPFSVASQLSVITDRLHIKTTENSKFTQILDTILLFAMGLGILGVICTGTLNMGGALRELTGMESRSGAWLIILSIVTVCFIISSISGIQKGIKLLSNINVIIYFAILGVLFIIGPTMFMIDGTVEAVGGTFSQLSSKLLTTGAYAEDSWAKSWTVFYAGSWAPISACFLARLGVGYKVKDLIKINFGIPILFNIVWCGVFSNLAINYQLTGKLDLIHILETKGAEGVIYAIFRDMPGSTFIILLFFAALMFSMITAMDSTTNSIAALSTSGISPKDQESPVFLKVMWGIMFAVLSYVMLTISGIDGIKLVSNLGGLPNIFILLGGVFCVLVISSNVKKYNLVDIDSIKNDK; translated from the coding sequence ATGATGGGAAAAATCAAAAAAACAAGCAAAATCAGAAAGATCGCATTCTGGCCCGCCTTTATCCTCCTTTTTGGCTCGCTCGTATACAGCATTGTGGATAAAGATGGATTTTATGCCATGGCAGACACTGCCAATACTTGGGTGTTGGAGCATTTTGGGTGGACTTACAGTCTTACAAGCTTCCTCTGTCTTGCCGCAGTTGCCATCGCATACTTTTCTCCCCTAGGCAATGTAATCCTGGGAGGAAAAGATGCCAAGCCGATTCTTTCCAAAAAGAACTGGGCTACCATTACACTGTGTACTGCAATGGCGGCAGGCGCTCTGTTCTGGGGAATCTCAGAGCCGATATACCATATGTCGGCGCCCCCGGCAGGAATGGAGCCTAACACATGGCAATCGGCTAAATTTGCTATGGAGACTATGGTTCTTCATTGGTCCATACACCCTTACTCCCTCTACACGCTTCCTGTTATCGCGTTTGCCTTTGCCTTTTTCAATATGAAAAAGCCTTTTTCTGTTGCATCTCAACTGAGCGTCATTACAGACAGGCTTCACATAAAAACCACTGAAAACAGCAAATTTACTCAGATACTGGATACAATTCTCCTGTTTGCCATGGGGCTTGGCATCCTCGGCGTCATCTGCACCGGCACTTTAAACATGGGCGGCGCGCTCCGGGAATTAACAGGAATGGAAAGCAGATCCGGCGCCTGGCTCATCATTCTTTCCATTGTCACTGTTTGCTTTATTATCTCTTCCATCTCCGGAATACAGAAAGGTATTAAACTGCTGTCCAATATAAATGTTATTATTTATTTTGCAATACTGGGGGTATTATTCATTATCGGCCCTACCATGTTTATGATAGATGGCACAGTGGAAGCAGTTGGCGGCACATTCTCGCAGCTTTCCTCCAAACTTCTGACTACGGGCGCATATGCAGAAGATTCCTGGGCCAAAAGCTGGACCGTATTCTATGCCGGAAGCTGGGCTCCCATATCCGCCTGTTTCCTTGCACGTCTCGGGGTGGGCTATAAAGTAAAAGATTTAATCAAGATTAATTTCGGCATTCCGATACTATTCAACATTGTATGGTGCGGCGTTTTTTCCAATCTTGCAATAAACTACCAGCTTACTGGAAAGCTTGATCTGATCCACATCCTCGAAACCAAAGGGGCGGAAGGCGTAATCTATGCCATTTTCCGCGATATGCCTGGCTCTACCTTTATAATACTGTTATTTTTTGCGGCGCTGATGTTTTCGATGATTACTGCTATGGATTCTACCACTAATTCCATCGCTGCATTATCTACTTCTGGCATATCGCCTAAGGATCAAGAGTCGCCAGTATTTTTAAAGGTAATGTGGGGCATAATGTTTGCCGTCCTGTCTTACGTCATGCTGACAATTTCCGGAATTGATGGGATCAAACTTGTGTCCAATCTTGGAGGGCTGCCGAATATTTTCATTCTCCTGGGTGGCGTCTTCTGCGTACTTGTCATATCTTCCAATGTCAAGAAATATAATCTGGTGGATATAGACAGTATAAAAAATGATAAGTAG
- a CDS encoding ATP-binding cassette domain-containing protein encodes MKITNLEKTIGNFHLEVDDLYIEPGKIHGIVGPNGCGKTVFLKMVAKILKPDGGSIDYEGLTGRDITMMSQRPYLMDASVYQNLIYPLTLRGIRPDEDAVDQMLERAGLLSQKKQYAKSLSSGERQKLSFLRALIFHPKLIMVDETLSNLDPESEALFEGMIVEVQKEAPITWMIVNHQLDHIYQLCDQIHYMEKGRFVKS; translated from the coding sequence ATGAAAATTACTAACTTGGAAAAGACGATTGGAAACTTCCATCTGGAAGTTGATGATTTATATATAGAGCCGGGAAAGATCCACGGGATCGTGGGTCCTAACGGATGCGGCAAGACGGTGTTCCTTAAGATGGTGGCCAAAATATTGAAGCCGGACGGCGGGAGCATTGATTATGAGGGGCTTACGGGCCGGGATATCACGATGATGTCCCAGAGGCCCTATCTGATGGATGCATCCGTCTATCAGAACCTGATATACCCGCTTACGCTTCGAGGGATCAGGCCGGATGAGGATGCGGTAGACCAGATGCTTGAAAGAGCAGGGCTTTTGAGCCAGAAGAAGCAGTACGCAAAATCCCTCTCCAGCGGGGAGCGCCAGAAACTGTCCTTCCTGCGGGCGCTGATCTTCCATCCCAAACTGATTATGGTGGATGAGACGCTGTCCAATCTGGACCCGGAGAGCGAGGCGCTATTTGAGGGAATGATCGTGGAGGTGCAGAAAGAGGCGCCGATTACCTGGATGATCGTAAATCATCAGCTGGATCACATCTATCAGCTCTGCGACCAGATCCACTATATGGAAAAAGGAAGGTTTGTGAAATCATGA
- a CDS encoding DegV family protein, which yields MENRTVRIFADSTCDLTEDLIQKYGIAILPLCIVLDDKSYYDRTQITPDEIFAWAEANKRTPKTAAITFEYAEKMLRPCMEADEDVIFFGISEEMSTTCNVMRLAAKEYDKGRVFVIDSQSLSTGIGLQVLRAAEMARQGKRAEDIVTEIETARSKVKASFVVDTLTYLARGGRCSGATALLANTLKLHPCINVIDGRMEVGKKYRGSMNKALLHYVREKEEELKKADGTRVFITHSGASPEIVEQIRDYLASLGHFHEILETTAGGVISSHCGPGTLGVLYYAE from the coding sequence ATGGAGAATAGGACGGTCCGCATATTTGCGGACAGCACATGCGATTTGACAGAGGACTTGATTCAAAAGTATGGAATCGCCATACTGCCCCTCTGCATCGTACTGGATGATAAAAGTTATTATGACAGGACCCAGATTACGCCGGATGAGATATTTGCCTGGGCAGAGGCAAATAAAAGGACGCCAAAGACGGCGGCTATCACCTTTGAATACGCAGAGAAGATGCTTAGACCTTGCATGGAAGCGGATGAGGATGTCATCTTTTTTGGCATTTCTGAAGAAATGAGTACAACCTGCAATGTTATGCGTCTCGCGGCGAAAGAATATGATAAGGGAAGGGTGTTCGTGATAGATTCCCAGAGCCTGTCCACCGGAATCGGGCTGCAGGTATTGCGGGCCGCCGAGATGGCAAGGCAGGGAAAGAGAGCGGAGGATATCGTGACTGAGATTGAGACGGCGCGCTCCAAAGTGAAGGCCAGTTTCGTGGTGGATACGCTGACCTACCTCGCCAGAGGCGGAAGATGCTCCGGCGCAACGGCTCTGTTGGCAAATACGCTGAAACTGCATCCTTGCATCAATGTAATCGATGGCAGGATGGAAGTCGGGAAGAAATACCGTGGCAGCATGAATAAGGCATTGCTGCACTATGTAAGGGAAAAGGAAGAAGAACTTAAGAAGGCGGACGGCACGCGGGTATTCATCACGCATTCAGGGGCGTCACCTGAGATTGTGGAGCAGATCCGGGATTATCTGGCATCTCTGGGACATTTCCATGAGATACTGGAGACGACCGCCGGAGGCGTCATCTCCAGCCATTGCGGCCCGGGAACCTTGGGCGTGCTGTATTACGCAGAGTAA
- a CDS encoding molybdopterin biosynthesis protein: protein MGKRNLYLKTIPVEEAQALYQDALKAIAVRRTEKIPVEESLGRMTAKAIYARCCSPLFNAAAMDGIAVIAKETAGATQENPLTLVRGKDYQIVDTGDPVHPPYDAVIMAEDLLEAEEDVVQIMEAASGWQHVRPIGEDIVAGEMLLPGSHKIRPIDIGVLLSGGILEVEVIKRPRVGLIPTGTEIIEPDKEPGEGDIIESNSRMFAAMTINYGGIPRRYAPVEDDYDKIKDAIKKAHEENDIVVVNAGSSAGTEDYTVHILREMGEVLVHGVAIKPGKPVILSIVDGKPVIGLPGYPVSAYIDFENFVRPVMDRMSGERHYAGHTVKAVLSKRLVSSLKHREYVRVKVGKVGDKLIASPLARGAGAAMSLVRADGFCVIDQNSEGVEAGETVEVELYRDLEEIEHTVVSIGSHDLILDFLADLMPLSYPGTFLSSTHVGSMAGLMALKRGETHIAPTHLLDEETGVYNVSYLKKLFPGKRMALIKGVKRIQGIIVQKGNPKGIRGIEDLTRVMYVNRQRGAGTRVLLDYRLKTAGIRPEEIDGYDKEAATHMAVAALVKNGGADAGMGIYSAAHAMDLDFIPVGEEEYDFAIEQESLELEEIKKFLEVLKSSAFAQKAREAGGYDISHAGEVARL from the coding sequence ATGGGAAAACGGAATCTATACTTAAAAACCATACCAGTGGAGGAGGCGCAGGCATTATACCAGGATGCGCTGAAGGCGATTGCCGTCAGGAGGACGGAGAAGATACCGGTAGAAGAATCTTTAGGGCGGATGACGGCAAAGGCAATTTACGCCAGATGCTGCTCCCCGCTGTTCAATGCGGCAGCCATGGACGGCATTGCCGTGATCGCGAAGGAGACAGCCGGAGCAACGCAGGAGAATCCGCTCACCCTCGTCAGAGGGAAGGATTATCAGATCGTAGATACAGGAGATCCGGTACATCCGCCCTATGACGCGGTGATTATGGCGGAAGACCTGCTGGAAGCGGAGGAAGACGTGGTACAGATCATGGAGGCGGCCAGCGGCTGGCAGCATGTGCGCCCTATAGGAGAAGATATCGTGGCAGGAGAAATGCTGCTTCCCGGCAGCCATAAGATACGGCCAATCGACATTGGCGTGCTTCTAAGCGGCGGCATACTGGAAGTCGAAGTGATAAAGCGTCCTAGGGTGGGATTGATCCCTACGGGGACGGAGATCATAGAGCCGGACAAAGAGCCGGGCGAGGGGGATATCATTGAATCCAATTCCCGTATGTTCGCGGCGATGACCATCAATTACGGAGGCATCCCCCGTCGATATGCGCCGGTGGAGGACGATTATGACAAGATTAAGGACGCCATAAAAAAAGCCCATGAAGAGAACGACATCGTGGTGGTGAATGCCGGATCCAGCGCGGGGACGGAAGATTACACTGTACATATCTTACGGGAGATGGGAGAAGTGCTCGTCCATGGGGTGGCAATCAAGCCGGGCAAGCCGGTGATCCTCTCCATTGTGGATGGCAAGCCGGTGATAGGCCTGCCAGGCTATCCGGTTTCCGCATACATCGACTTTGAGAATTTTGTCAGGCCTGTGATGGACAGGATGTCAGGAGAACGCCATTACGCCGGACATACCGTCAAGGCAGTACTTTCCAAACGTCTGGTGTCCTCGCTTAAGCACCGGGAATATGTGCGGGTCAAGGTAGGAAAGGTAGGAGACAAGCTGATCGCCTCCCCATTGGCAAGAGGCGCGGGGGCTGCCATGAGTTTGGTGCGGGCGGACGGATTCTGCGTCATTGACCAGAACAGCGAAGGAGTAGAAGCAGGCGAGACGGTGGAAGTCGAACTCTACCGGGACTTAGAAGAGATTGAGCACACGGTGGTATCCATCGGAAGCCATGACCTGATTTTGGACTTTCTGGCAGACCTGATGCCGCTATCTTATCCGGGAACCTTCCTGTCCAGTACCCATGTAGGGAGCATGGCAGGACTGATGGCGCTGAAGCGGGGAGAGACGCATATTGCGCCGACCCATCTGCTGGATGAGGAGACGGGGGTATACAATGTCTCCTATCTGAAAAAACTATTCCCGGGTAAACGTATGGCGCTGATCAAAGGGGTGAAGCGTATCCAGGGGATCATTGTCCAGAAGGGCAATCCCAAAGGAATCCGCGGGATCGAGGACTTGACGCGGGTTATGTATGTCAACAGGCAGCGAGGCGCCGGTACCAGGGTATTGCTGGATTACCGGCTGAAGACAGCCGGAATCCGTCCAGAGGAGATTGACGGCTACGACAAGGAAGCCGCGACCCATATGGCAGTAGCGGCCCTGGTGAAAAATGGAGGGGCAGACGCAGGGATGGGAATCTATTCGGCGGCCCACGCGATGGATCTGGACTTCATACCTGTGGGAGAAGAAGAGTACGACTTTGCTATAGAACAGGAGTCCCTGGAACTAGAGGAGATTAAAAAGTTCCTTGAAGTGCTGAAAAGCAGCGCATTCGCGCAAAAGGCCCGGGAGGCCGGAGGCTATGATATCAGCCATGCCGGGGAAGTGGCGAGGTTATAA
- a CDS encoding ABC transporter permease — translation MVEWLKSVISDPGIISAIKVTFTMAVCSTAISSVLGIVLGLLLERFQFPGKKIVVRFNRTLMGVPPVVVGLVVYLLIMRRGPLGPLSLLFTIKGMVIAQTLIITPIICGMIYSYARKTAPSIRVFAVTMGADRWQTAKLTVREMKKEIYFCMVTGFGRSISEVGAVMLVGGNIKGRTRTMTTTISLLKSQGIFTEGVALGVLLLVMAFLLQWICDILQKEEAEDENY, via the coding sequence ATGGTAGAGTGGTTAAAAAGCGTGATATCAGATCCGGGAATTATCAGCGCCATCAAAGTGACATTTACGATGGCGGTCTGTTCTACCGCGATATCATCTGTGCTGGGGATCGTGCTGGGGCTTCTCCTTGAGAGGTTCCAGTTTCCCGGAAAGAAGATTGTCGTCCGGTTCAACCGGACGCTGATGGGAGTGCCGCCGGTGGTCGTGGGCCTGGTGGTCTATCTCCTGATAATGCGCAGGGGGCCTTTGGGCCCTTTGTCGCTTCTATTTACCATCAAGGGGATGGTGATCGCGCAGACGCTGATCATTACCCCCATCATATGCGGGATGATCTATTCCTATGCAAGGAAGACGGCGCCTTCGATCAGAGTATTCGCGGTGACTATGGGGGCGGACAGATGGCAGACGGCGAAACTGACGGTGCGGGAGATGAAAAAGGAAATCTATTTCTGCATGGTTACCGGATTCGGGCGCTCCATCAGCGAAGTGGGGGCAGTCATGCTGGTGGGCGGCAATATCAAGGGCAGGACGCGCACGATGACGACGACGATCTCGCTGCTAAAGAGCCAGGGCATATTCACGGAAGGAGTGGCGCTTGGAGTCCTGCTTCTGGTCATGGCATTCCTATTGCAGTGGATATGCGATATACTCCAGAAAGAGGAGGCGGAGGATGAAAATTACTAA
- a CDS encoding DNA cytosine methyltransferase — MKKPFTFIDLFSGIGGFHQAMSSLGGQCVFASEIDKYCIETYQENYGMDSGIDIRNVDEKDIPPHDVLCAGFPCQAFSKAGKQEGLEDETRGTLFFEIVRILKHHHTPYIVLENVRNLVSHDHGNTWKVIRANLRKQGYRLMEKPLILSPHHFGVPQLRERVVILGKYEPDRVDEPLNIAFHDLMKKEQNSIYDVVKDHPVDEKYAISEHEEMVLNAWDEFYHGIDMKVIGFPIWSEFFRYEKAPAEFPAWKQEFVNKNIRLYQSNQKFIDQWLKKYNDLKDFTPTQRKMEWQAGTNIDSVWEGVIQLRPSGVRIKVPTCFPALVAIVQIPIIGRYKRRLTVEESAALQSFPAKFISNANDQQAYKQYGNSVNVTVIAECAKRLFDL; from the coding sequence ATGAAAAAACCATTTACTTTTATCGACTTATTTTCCGGTATTGGTGGATTTCATCAAGCGATGAGCAGTTTGGGCGGACAGTGCGTGTTCGCCTCTGAGATAGATAAATATTGTATTGAGACGTATCAGGAAAATTATGGAATGGACTCGGGCATTGATATACGCAATGTCGATGAGAAGGATATCCCGCCGCATGACGTGCTGTGCGCGGGATTCCCTTGTCAGGCGTTCAGCAAGGCGGGAAAGCAGGAGGGCCTGGAAGACGAGACCAGGGGCACCCTGTTCTTTGAGATCGTGCGGATCTTGAAGCATCATCATACGCCTTATATCGTGCTGGAAAATGTGAGGAATCTGGTGTCCCATGACCATGGAAATACCTGGAAGGTCATTCGGGCAAACTTAAGAAAGCAAGGCTACCGCCTGATGGAGAAGCCGTTAATCCTCAGTCCCCACCACTTTGGCGTGCCACAGCTTCGGGAGAGGGTGGTCATACTCGGAAAGTACGAGCCGGACCGTGTGGACGAGCCGCTTAATATCGCTTTCCACGATCTGATGAAGAAGGAGCAGAATTCAATCTACGACGTGGTAAAGGATCATCCCGTGGATGAGAAATATGCCATATCAGAGCATGAAGAGATGGTGCTGAATGCCTGGGACGAATTCTACCATGGCATTGATATGAAGGTGATCGGCTTCCCGATCTGGTCCGAGTTCTTCCGCTATGAGAAGGCTCCTGCAGAGTTCCCGGCCTGGAAGCAGGAGTTCGTCAATAAGAACATCCGGCTGTATCAGAGCAACCAGAAGTTTATTGACCAGTGGCTGAAGAAATATAACGACCTTAAGGATTTTACGCCTACCCAGCGCAAGATGGAATGGCAGGCAGGAACCAATATTGACAGCGTATGGGAAGGGGTCATCCAATTGCGCCCCTCCGGCGTCAGGATCAAGGTGCCTACCTGTTTTCCAGCCCTGGTGGCCATCGTGCAGATTCCGATCATCGGCAGATACAAGAGAAGGCTTACAGTGGAAGAATCAGCGGCTCTGCAAAGTTTTCCTGCGAAGTTCATCTCCAATGCCAATGACCAGCAGGCTTATAAGCAGTATGGCAACAGCGTAAACGTGACGGTGATCGCAGAATGCGCGAAGCGGCTGTTTGATCTATAG
- the glp gene encoding gephyrin-like molybdotransferase Glp: MKLLNVDTLEEARRKVIRAMEGSPLRVEEKELLTAQGYVLAEDVCARENVPLFRRTTVDGYAVRAADTGGAGESIPAFLRIVGEVEMGRAPEMEVTPGTCVYVPTGGMIPEGADGVVMVEYCELFSDTEAAVYKPVPVGANIVEAGDDMKEGQKVLEKGTKITPQAIGALAALGITRVRTYCPWKITVISTGDELVAPRETPKPGQVRDINTYGIYAAARRMGFEVTECAVLKDDRELLLETARKGMEHSDIVVISGGSSQGKKDETNSVIDELASEGAFTHGLALKPGKPTILGYDRPTQTLLVGLPGHPAAAMLVFRLVIGWLWRASTGEMEPYPRTAAISTNLPAAPGKLTCQLVHLARLEDGSLSAIPIFGRSGLISTLSGADGYILIEENKEGLKKGERVSVYEI; the protein is encoded by the coding sequence ATGAAATTGCTGAATGTAGACACATTGGAGGAGGCCCGCCGGAAGGTGATAAGAGCGATGGAGGGCTCGCCGCTTAGAGTAGAAGAAAAGGAACTTTTAACGGCACAAGGATACGTGCTGGCAGAGGACGTCTGTGCCAGGGAGAATGTGCCCTTATTCCGAAGAACTACGGTGGACGGCTATGCAGTCCGGGCAGCGGATACCGGAGGCGCAGGCGAGAGTATTCCCGCATTCTTAAGGATCGTGGGGGAGGTGGAGATGGGCCGTGCGCCAGAGATGGAAGTCACGCCCGGCACCTGCGTCTACGTTCCTACCGGCGGCATGATTCCGGAAGGTGCAGATGGCGTCGTAATGGTGGAGTACTGCGAACTGTTCTCGGATACAGAAGCGGCAGTCTACAAGCCGGTGCCAGTAGGAGCCAACATTGTAGAAGCCGGGGATGATATGAAGGAAGGACAGAAAGTTCTGGAAAAAGGGACGAAGATTACGCCCCAGGCAATCGGAGCCCTGGCAGCGCTTGGAATCACCAGGGTTCGTACATACTGTCCGTGGAAGATCACGGTGATATCCACGGGAGATGAACTGGTGGCGCCCCGGGAGACGCCAAAGCCAGGGCAGGTGCGGGATATCAACACGTATGGGATCTATGCGGCGGCCAGGCGGATGGGCTTTGAGGTGACGGAATGCGCGGTGCTCAAAGATGACCGGGAACTGCTTCTGGAGACGGCGCGAAAAGGAATGGAACACAGCGATATCGTAGTGATCTCGGGAGGAAGCTCCCAGGGGAAGAAGGATGAGACCAATTCCGTCATAGACGAGCTGGCCAGCGAAGGAGCATTTACCCATGGGCTGGCCCTTAAGCCGGGCAAGCCTACGATCCTGGGATATGACCGGCCTACACAGACCCTGCTTGTTGGACTTCCGGGACACCCGGCGGCAGCCATGCTGGTATTTAGGCTGGTGATTGGGTGGCTGTGGCGTGCGTCGACAGGGGAGATGGAGCCTTATCCCCGAACGGCAGCCATTTCTACGAACCTTCCGGCAGCGCCGGGCAAACTGACCTGCCAGCTGGTGCATCTTGCCAGACTAGAAGACGGAAGCCTTTCAGCCATCCCGATATTTGGCCGCTCCGGACTTATCAGCACGCTTTCCGGGGCGGACGGCTATATATTGATTGAAGAGAATAAGGAAGGGCTGAAAAAGGGAGAGCGGGTATCTGTATACGAGATTTGA
- a CDS encoding SDR family oxidoreductase produces MHQINDFHMGLFSLEGKNAVVTGGNSGLGQAFSTALAKGGANVMAASIVDDDGETRKLIEECGKEYKFIKADITADGECKRVIDECVNTWGSIDILINCAGLSINVEDVTKYTRKEWDKMVAVNLTAAFEMTHEACKYMIPQKSGKIINIGSLYTFLGGQWSPAYAATKHGIAGLAKAMCDELAQFNIQVNTIAPGYFATKLTEKTRSDAKRNAEILAHIPANRWGDLYDLMGACVFLCSSASDYVNGHVLTVDGGFLMR; encoded by the coding sequence ATGCATCAAATCAACGATTTCCACATGGGATTATTTTCACTGGAAGGAAAGAATGCGGTAGTGACAGGAGGAAACTCAGGACTGGGCCAGGCATTTTCCACAGCCCTGGCTAAGGGCGGTGCTAATGTAATGGCAGCCAGTATCGTAGATGATGACGGAGAGACGAGGAAATTAATCGAGGAATGCGGCAAAGAGTACAAATTTATCAAAGCAGATATCACAGCAGATGGAGAATGTAAAAGAGTGATAGATGAATGCGTGAACACATGGGGAAGCATTGATATCCTGATTAACTGCGCAGGGCTCAGTATTAATGTGGAAGATGTGACAAAGTATACGAGAAAAGAGTGGGATAAGATGGTGGCTGTGAATCTGACGGCAGCTTTCGAGATGACGCACGAAGCATGCAAATACATGATTCCTCAGAAAAGCGGCAAGATCATTAATATTGGCTCCTTGTACACCTTCCTGGGAGGCCAGTGGTCACCGGCTTATGCGGCAACCAAACATGGAATCGCAGGTCTTGCAAAAGCCATGTGTGATGAACTTGCACAGTTCAATATCCAGGTAAATACTATCGCGCCGGGATATTTTGCCACGAAACTAACAGAAAAGACAAGAAGCGATGCCAAGAGGAATGCAGAAATTTTGGCACATATTCCGGCTAATCGGTGGGGAGACCTTTATGATTTGATGGGAGCATGCGTTTTTCTCTGCAGCAGCGCGTCAGATTATGTAAATGGGCACGTGCTGACAGTAGATGGCGGGTTTTTGATGAGATAA